The Lutibacter sp. A64 genome segment CTCAGAAGTTGAAAATGAAAAATGAATTTAAAAACACCACATATCATCAATGAAGGAATAGAGCAATATTCTTTGGGCGTGCTTCGAGGAAATCACATCCATTATGATTTTGAGAAGATTTTAATTTATTTGGATGTAAAAGGGAAACTGTTGTTTGGGGAAAAGTTTAAAATTTACAAAGAAGATCGAGAAATTCTTTACAAGCTTTGCAATTATCAAATTCGAGATTGGCAGAATTGCAGAAAACTCAATATAGACATTAACAAAGGAATTTTACTTTCCGGACCTGTTGGATGTGGGAAAACTTCCTTGATGAAATTGATTCGATATATTACACCCCAATATCCCACATTTGAATTAATTCCAACACGAAATGTCACTTTTGCATTTAATCATGTAGGCTATAAAATAATTGAAGAATATGGCGATAATCGATTTTATTGTTTTGATGATCTAGGGATAGAACCCATAGGTCGCTTTTTTGGAAAAAATTGTAATGTGATGGGTGAAGTTTTACTTTCTCGCTACGAGTTGTTTTCAAAATACAGATTTAAAACACATTGTACTACCAATTTAAATGCTCAAGAATTAGAAGAATATTATGGAAATCGTGTACGATCAAGAATGCGACAATTGTTTAATTTGATTGCTTTTGATAAAGGGAATACTGATAAGAGAAGATGATATAAGCTATTAAAATTTTAAAAGTCTTTAAAAATATATAATCAATTTTCCTTTCAATACAAATGGTTATTTAAAATATACTGTTCATGTATATTTAATTATTTTTAATTTATCTTAAATTAATATTAATGTAAATTAATTGTAAAATGATATTCTTAGTTATGTTGAAATTTAGATTTAAAATCAAATAAACTATAGGGGGAATTGGTTTAAAGGTTTTTATATATTGAAATTTAGCATTAACTTAAAAAATATAAATTATGTGAAAATTAAGAATATTTGATTGACACTTTTTAAAGATATATATAGGTTTAATTTTCTTCATTACTGTTTAAAAAATCTGAAGGTGTCATATTAAATTCTTTTTGAAAATTACGACCAAAACTTGTTTGAGATCGGTAACCAACTTTTTCTGCAATTTCAAAAATCTTATTATTTGTTGTTTTTAATAGATAAGCGGCCTTTTTAAGTCTGCTAATATTGATCAATTCATTTGGAGAAAGATCAGATATTTCTTTAATTTTTCGGTACAAAGTGGATCTACTCATGTTCATCATTTCAGCTAATGACTCAACATTTAAATCAGGATCCATTAAATTTTTTTCAATGATTTTATCTAATTTAGAAAGGAATTTATGGTCTATCTCAGATAACGAAAGAGATTTTAAATGTGCTAGAGGAGAGTTACTATAGTGCCCCAAAATAGTACGTCTATTTTCTAATAGATTTGAGATTTGAACTAACAAGTGTCCCATGGAGAATGGTTTGGAAATATAAGCATCTGCACCCGCTTCTAATCCTTCAATTTTGGAATTTAGAGTACTTTTTGCTGTTAAAAGAATTACAGGAACATGGTTAGTATTTATATCTTCTTTTATTTGTTTACAAAGTTGAATTCCATCTTTAACAGGCATCATCACGTCGCTAATAACTAATTGAATATCAAAGTTTAAAAAATAATCCCATGCGTCTTGACCATTTGAAGCAATAAGTACATTATAAGTTTCGGTCAACTCTGAGTAAATAAAGTCTGCTAATTCACTGTTGTCTTCAGCAATTAAAATTACGGGGACATTTTTTTTAAAACTAGTAATAACAGTTTTTTCACTATAAACTTCTTCGTTAAATGATAATTCTTGCTTAACCTCAAACTCTTCAGTTTGTTTAATTGGTATTTCTAAAATAAAATTATTCATTTCGTTTTTTATATTACAATACAGTCCGCCGTGATGTAAATCTGTAAGAGAATACGCAAGAGATAGTCCAATACCGGTACCAAGATTATGACTATCACCTTGAATTCTATAAAAGGGTTCAAATATTTTTTTCTGGAGTTCAAAAGGGATTAATTCACCATCATTCTTAATAATAATTTGAAAATTATAATTTAATTCGAAAAGTGATATTTCAACTTTAGTCTTAGAGTATTTAATAGCATTATTGAAGAGATTGCTTAGTATTTTTCGAATAGCTTCTTCATCAACAAAGGCTAAGATATTTTTTTTCGGTTTGATTAACTTAAAACTTAAGTTTTTTTCATTAATCATCTGGCTAAACCTTAAATGCGTTTCTTCTAATAGGTTATTTATATTAATTTTTTTAAAAGTGAGTTTTATGTGTTTCATTTCAGTTTTACGAAAATCTAACAGTTCATTAACAAGATTGAGTAACCTTGTCGTGTTTTTTTCCATAATTTCTAGATTCCTTGGGATTTCTGGAGATTTATAAGTGCTTTTTAAAAGTTTTTCCAACGGACTCTTGATAAGTGTCAATGGTGTCCGAATTTCATGAGCTATATTGGTGAAAAACTCAATTTTAGCTTTATAAATTTCTTTTTCTTTTTTGTTTTCAAGTTGTTTTATTTTTCGTTTTCTTTTGGCTCTGTTATACCTATGATCATATCGAAGCAATAAAAATAAAAAAAGCAGAAAAAAGATTGTATATAAAATATAGGCTATTCTACTTTTTGAAAAAGGTGGTAAAATTTTGATATTTCTGTAATTATGGCTCCATATACCATGGCTATTTAGGGCTTTAATTTTAAAGAGATAATTACCTGGGGGTAACTCGGTAAAAGCAATTTCAGGGTTTTTACCAAGACTTATCCAATTATTATTATTATTATTATTATTATTATTTAGTTCTTCTAATTTATACCAATATTTCGTCATTTTTGGAGCAGTATAACTTAAAGAAGCAAACTCTAAATTGAAAGTTGATTCTTTATTGTTCAATTGAATTTTATCTGAAAAAAGAATTGATTTTTCTTTAGAAGAGTACTCATCTACAGGCATCACTTCTTTATTGTGTATTTGAATATTTGTGATATAAATTGGTGGATGATATGTGTTTTTGATAAAAGTTTCAGGATTAAAACTTATCAATCCATTCACGCTTCCAAAATACATTTCACCTGATTCATCTTTAAAAGAAGAACTATAATTGAATTGATCACTTAATAATCCGTTAGATTTAGTAAGGGTTTTTATTTCTTCTGTATCGGGATTATATTCTACTAATCCCTGTGAAGTAGATATCCAAAGTTTTTTATTTTTATCTTCAAGAATTGAATAGATAACATTGCAAGGGAGATTATCTTCTTTGGTAATTCGGGTAAAGTTGTTTTTTTTAGGATCATACAAGTTTAAGCCATTTTCTGTGGTAATCCACAATCTTTTATTAGAATCCTCAAAAATTCCATTGATGACATTAGAACTAATACTATTGGGATCATTCTGGTCATATTTAAAAAAGTTTTTTTTACCACTATTAGGATCATAGGAGTAAAGACCATCCCAATATGTACCTGCCCATAAAACACCTTTTATGTCTTCTATTAAATAAGTATAATGATGAACTTCGGGAAACTCAGATACCACTTGAAATGAGTTGGAATATTCTAGGTATCTAAAGATACCTGAAGATGTCAAAACATAAATATCTCCATTTTTGGTTTCTTTGATATATAAAATGAAATCACTTTTTAAACCTCCCTCATTCTTACGAGTACCATAGTGATTGATGATTTTTCCAGTTTTGATATTCATTACATCCAAACCATGCTCAAAGGTACCTATCCACAGTTCATTTCCTCGAGGAAGTAGTCCATGTATATTGTAATGAGAAATATTCCCATTATTATTAATTGAAGGATAGTTTTCGAACTTCCCTGTGGATAAATTCAATTTATTAAGTCCAGCATCTTCAGTTCCTATCCATAAATCGCCATATTGATCTTTTTTAATTTCCCTCACAGCATTTCCACTAATAGAATTTTCACCCACTTTTGGAAAATACCGTTTAAAGGGGGTATACTGTTTGGGATAATAATTAACACCTCCAAAATACGTTCCTATCCATACTCCTTCTTCCTCATCTAGAACTAAAGAATAGATTGCATTATCTGAAATGGAATATGGGTTATTATAATTTTTCTTAGAATTTTTATATTTACCAGTTTTGAAATTGTAAATAAATATTCCGGATTCACTGGCTATCCATAGCTCTTTATTGTTCTTTTTTAAAAATTTTCTTACAAATAGAGGGTTCTCTTTTTCATTTAACAAAGAAGATGACTTTCCTTCAGATAACTGGTGAATTAAAGCTCCATTATTTTTTGTACCTATAAAAATTGTGTCATCTGAAATATTAGCCGCAATTTCAGTAATAATTATAGATTCATTATTTTTATAACTTAAATCAATTTTTTGGAATGAATTATTGCTTTCTATGTATTCAAATAAAATTTCTGATGAAGAAACATATATTTTTCCAGATTTACTTGTAGAGATAAATGAAAAATATGATTGCTTATAAATATCTTCCTTACCGGTGTGTAATGATCGTTTATGGAGATTTCCTGATGCAACGTACCAAATGTTTCCTTTTTTATCATTTTCAATATCAAGTATGGGCTGGTTTTTAGTGCTTTCAATTAGACTAAAAGACTCCATTTTTTCATTATACTTAAAGAGACCAGTATCTGTACCGACCCATATTACATTTTTGTATTCGTGTAAACACCGTATGAAATTACTTCCAAGACTATTAGTGTCTCCTGGTTTATGCTGAAATATTTTATAATTATATCCATCAAATCGATTTAATCCATTCTTTGTTCCAAACCAAATAAACCCCCGATAATCTTGGAGCATACTTAACACAGAATTATGGGATAATCCATCTTCTACACGATAATGATGGAATGATAAACCTTGGGCATTAACACTAAAAAACTTCAGGAATAATATAATAATTAATAAGTGTCTCATTGTTACAAATCTACATTAATTAATTAATAATTTTAAGCATCAATTCGTCTCATTGTTCAACAATTTGTATCAAATTTATGGCGAGAATTATCTTTTGTTAAAGTTGAACGATATTGTAGAATAATTGAAACCATAAATATATTAATAATCGAAATAAAATAATTTTCTTTGAAGAATAATGAATTGATGTTTATAGGTGTGTAAAATTATTTATATAATAAATTTAAACTGATTTATTTGATAAATTAAAAAAGTATAAACATAAGATAAGAGCTCTTAAAATTTATATATGAATAAGTTTGTTAGTCAATTCGTTTCACTAAACCATTCATTAACTTAAAAAATTTCTAAATGAAATTCTATTATGAGAACTAAATTACTATTTAATTTTAAGTCATTTTTTATTCTGACTTTTATTCTTCTTTGTGTTCAGCAAACCTTTGCACAAAGAATTGAAGTGACAGGAACAATTACCAGCATTGATGGAGAACCCGTTCCATTCGTAAATGTTGTGGTAAAAGGAACATCTCTGGGAACCTCAGCAGATATTAATGGAAAGTATTCCGTTATGGCTGATGGGGATCAAATTTTAGTTTTTAGCTACATTGGCTATAAAACTATTGATGTCCCAATTAACAATCAATCGATTGTAAATGTTTTTTTACAGGAAGATATTGCTGCATTGGATGAAGTTGTTGTTGTGGGGTATGGGACTCAGAACAAAAAAGATCTTACCAGTGCGGTTTCTATTGTAAAATCTGATCAAATTCAGAAACGACAATCTACTACAGTTGCAGAAAGTCTTCAAGGTCTTGCTGCAGGTGTAAATGTAAGAGGAGGAGGACAGCCCGGTCAGGAAGCAAAAATAGAGATTCGGGGATTGAAAAACCTTCAGAATGCGAATCCGTTATATGTAATTGATGGATTAATTACTACTGCAAATAGAGATTTTAATTCTAATGATATTGAGACTATTCAGATTTTAAAAGATGCTGCAGCTGCGGCAATTTATGGATCTCGAGCTGCAAATGGAGTTATAATTATCACAACTAAAAAAGGTAGAGAAGGACCTCTTAAAATAACTGTGAGCTCAAAATTAAGTGTTACCGAGGTACCACGTTATGATCTTGCAGGTCAAGAAGAATTTGTTCAACTAAACAATATGGCATATGATAATGCTGGAATACCAAGACAAAATTTGAATCTTGATGTAAATACTGATTGGCAGGATGAAGTATTCCGTACTGGACTTATTCAGGATCAAAATGTTAGTTTTTCTGGAGGAGGAGAAAATTCTTCATATTTTATGTCTGGAAATTATTTAGGGAATAAAGGAACCGTAATCGATACAAAATTTGAAAGAATCTCTTTTCGTGTAAATAGTAGTGGAAAGAAAGGAATTTTCAGTGTAGGTGAGAATCTTGCTTTATCAAATTCCAAGAATAATGAGATTGGTGGACCAGAATCAATGCGTGGAAATCCATTTATTGATGTATTAAGATTATTTCCTACGATACCAGTATATGATGAGAGCAATCCAGGAGGATATGGTTATGGAAAATCAGGTGTAGCAAATACTTTTGGCGCAAACCCAGTTGCGATATCAAACCTTATAGATCAGACTAACGAAAATTTTAGAATTAGAGGTAATGTATGGGCAGAGCTTGATCCATTCCCATTCTTAAAATATAGAATAAGTTTTGGTTATGAAACGAGTTTTGATAGTTTTAAGTATTTGAGAAAAGAAGGAAGTTGGACATTAAACCAACCTTATGATCCTTCTTCAACAAGTCAAAATAGAGCCCAGTCTCAATCAAAAATACTTGAAAATACTCTTACTTTTAAGAAAAGATTTGGTAAACACAATCTTACGGTATTAGCAGGTACAACTTACCAAAAGGACAGTTATGAACAAATAAATGGATTAAAAAGAAATCTTTTGATTAATCCAAATACAGGTGAATATTTTGATGTTCTTGATCTAGGAGATCAAGCACAAGTTGGTGGTTTTAGAAATGAAGCAACATTACTTTCTTACTTAGGTAGGCTTGAATACAATTTTGATGATCGTTATTTATTAAATGCCGTATTTAGAAGAGATGGTTCTTCAAGGTTTAGCGATGAAAATAAATGGTCAAATTTTCCTTCGCTTTCATTAGCATGGAGATTAAATAATGAATCTTTTTTTAATTTAGAAAGTATTAATGATATTAAATTAAGAGCGAGTTATGGTGAACTAGGTAGTGGAAATATAGGTAACTATGAATATCAAGGCTTTATTAATACATTTGGAGGTGCTGTATTTGGAGCTGATCAAGACCTAAACGCTTCTGCAACACAAGTAAGGCTCGCAAATTCTGAACTTAGATGGGAAACATTAAAGCAAACAAATATAGGTGTGGATTTTGGAGTGTTTGATGATAAGTTTCGGGTAACTGCAGATTATTTTATTGCAAAAACCGAAGATGTATTATTTGGATTCCCAATTCTTCTTTCAACAGGGAATGATGGTGGCAATCCAATTGCGAATGCAGCAACCGTAGAGAATAGAGGTTTTGAATTTAACGTAGCTTATAATAAGGTAATTAACGATGACTTTAGTTTTAATGCTTCGGTAAACTTTACAAAACTTAATAATAAACTTATAGAGCTGGGGAATGGTTTAAATGAAAGCATTCAGGGGAATACAATTACTCGTGCAGGAGAACCCGTAGGGATGTGGTATGTTCTACAAACAGATGGGTTATTCCAAAGTCAGGAAGAAATTGAAGGTTATACAAATTCTACTGGAGATGTGATACAACCTAGTGCGTTACCTGGAGATATTCGATTTGTTGATGTGAATGATGATGGTGAGATTACCAATGAAGATAAAGCAATAGTTGGCAGTCCTTGGCCAGATTTTGAGATGGGGCTAAATGCAGGAGTAAACTACAAAAATTTTGACTTCTCAATGAACTGGATTGGATCTTTTGGTGCAACTGTTTATGATGGTTATAGAAGTATTGTGGATCGATTTGATGATGATAGTAACTATAGATCTGGTGTACAGCCTTGGACTCCCGAGAATACAAATACGGATTTCCCAAGAGTAGTTAAAGGGACAACTCTTAACTCCAGAGGTGATAGTGACAGGTGGTTAGAGGATGGTGATTTTGCAAGACTAAAATATATAGGATTTGGATACAATCTTCCAAAAAAAATTCTTGATAAAATTGGTTTTTCAAAAATGCGTCTAAGTCTTTCAGCTCAAAATGTTATTACAATTACTGGTTATAAAGGTTTAGACCCTGAATTCAGTAATAGTAATATTTTTCAGAGAGGTGTGGATTTTGGATCTTATCCGAATGTTCAAACATATTCTTTAGGAATAGAATTTGGTTTTTAAACAAAATATAACAAAGATGAAAAAAATACTATTAATAATTACAGTTATCTGTTCGCTCGCAGCAGTAGTTTCCTGCCAAAAAGACGAACTAGATCTTAATAATCCGAATGCTCTTACTACAGAGCAATTTTGGGCAACTCCAAATGATGCCGAATTGGGGGTAAATTCCATATACGCCATGTTTTATAAAGATGGGATGTGGTCACGGTGGATGGCTTTTAGGTTAGATTTAACATCCGATGAAGGATTTAGTCAAAGTCCTTGGGTAGAACTTGCAGACTGGACAAGATTTAATTATATCAACTATAACTTTTGGGAAGGTAATTCTGTAACTTGGAGAGATTCGTACAAGGCGATTTTTAGAGCTAATCAAGTATTGGCGAATGTTCCTGATATTGAATTTGAAAATGAATCTAGGAAACAATCAATTTTAGCAGAAGCTAAATTTTTAAGAGCTTATAATTACTACTTTATTGGGTTACTTTGGGAAAATGCACCAATTATTCTTGCGCCTTCAAAACCGAACGATCTTCCTTTACAGTCAACACAGCAGGAAGTCTATGAACAGGTAGCATTAGATTTAGAAGATGCTTTTGCTAATTTACCAGTTCAATGGGATAATGAGAATGTGGGAAGACCAACAAAAGGGGCCGCTAAGGCAATGTTAGCCAAAGTTTATATGCAACAAGAAAAATGGAATGATGCAAAACTAGCTCTTGACTTTCTAGTTATTGGAGACGGAGCTAATTACAGTCTTGTAGCTAACTATAAAGACAATTTTACCGATCTAAATGAGAATAATTCAGAATCTGTATTTGAGATTCAGTTTGGTGATCAGCGTCGAGGAGGAACAGGTGAAGATGCTAATGCTTCAGTATCGAATACAAGAGCTCAATTCTTTGCACCACGAGGAATTGGATGGTCAGATGGACAAGCAAGATTCTGGTTAGTAGATGCATTTAAACAGGAAAAAACAGTTGATGGTGAAATTGATTCAAGATTAAGACATACATTATTTTATCCAAGTCTTTTTGAAGATTTTGGAGATAAAACCTATGGAAGAGATTGGGAATGGGGTGAAGAAGAAGCTTGGTTTAGAAAGGGAGCAAGAGATTATAAGAGAGATAATGAAGATTATTATTCTGCAGTTAACCTCAGAGTTATTAGATATGCAGATGTATTACTTCGTTATGCTGAAGTTTTAAATGAACTTGGAATGACCTCAGAGGCCTATCAATATGTTGATATGGTAAGAGCACGATCGAATATGTCCCCCTTAGCAGAAGCTTATCCTGAAATTGGAAATAATCAAGATAAATTTCTTGAGCGTTTAAAAATGGAAAGAGTTTTTGAACTTGCAGGAGAAAGTGTAAGATGGGAAGATTTAAAAAGATGGGGAGATTTAGATACTCAAGAATCTGTAGACGAGATTATTGAAAGAGATCCAGATTTCAATAATTTTGAAATAGGAAAGGATATTAGATTGCCTATTCCTCAAGTAGAAGTTGAAAATAATCCAAATCTGGAACAAAATCCTCAGTATTAATATTTATTCCCTGAAGCTTTTGAATTAAGTGCTTCAGGGATTTAAAAAAAAAGATAAATGAAAAAAATAATTTTATTTTTTGCAATGGTAATGGTATGTACTTTTTTCTCTTGCAAAGAATCCAATCAGAAAAATGAAAATCTAATTGTTGACACTTCAGGATCTAGAGATATATGGAGTAAGGATAAAGCAAATGCTTGGTTCGGTGAACAACCTTGGTTAGTAGGTGCAAATTTTAATCCAAGTACAGCAATCAATCAATTGGAAATGTGGCAAGAAGATAGCTTTGATTTGGAGACTATTGACAAAGAACTTGGTTGGGCAGAAGGTATAGGTATGAATACCATGCGGGTTTATCTTCACGACTTACTTCATAAAAATGATCCTGAAGGATTATATAGTAGAATGGATAAATTTCTTGAAATTGCTGATAAACATGGGATTAAAACCTTATTTGTTCTTTTTGATTCTTGTTGGGACCCTTTTCCAAAAGCAGGAAAACAGAGAGAGCCAAAACCTCATGTACACAATTCAGGATGGGTTCAAAGTCCTGGACAAAAAGTTCTTCAAGATAGTACTCAATATGGGCGTCTTGAAAAATATGTTAAAGAAACTATAGGTAAATTTAAGGATGATGATCGTATTCTCGGATGGGACATTTGGAATGAACCGGATAATATGACCGGACCATCTTATGAAGATGTTGAAATTTCAAATAAAGCTGAACTGGTGATTCCTTTATTAAAAAATGCGTTCGTTTGGGCACGATCTGTAAATCCTATACAACCATTAACATCGGGAGTATGGGTTGGAGACTGGAGCAATCCTGAAAATATGCTGCCAATGCATAAAATACAGTTGGAAGAATCGGATATCATAACTTTTCATAATTATAATACGCCAGCAGATTTTGAGAAAAACATAAAAGAATTACAGCGTTATGGCAAGCCTATTCTTTGTACTGAATATATGGCCAGACCAAACGGAAGTACTTTTCAAGGGTTCTTGCCAATTGCGAAAAAGTACAATGTAGGAATGTTTAATTGGGGGTTTGTAGATGGAAAAACTCAAACAAAATATCCTTGGGATAGCTGGACTAAAACCTATACTTCCGTGCCAAATATATGGTTTCATGAAGTTTTTAGAAATGATGGGGAACCTTATAAAAAAGAAGAAACTGATTTAATCAAAATGCTTACTTCTGAAGTAAATAAACATTAAAAAAAAATATCCCGCCATTTTATGTAATGTGGATGGCGGTTTTTTACTTATGAAAAAATATTTCATATTATTACTTTTTGTCAATATGATGTTTATGCCCGTTTT includes the following:
- a CDS encoding cellulase family glycosylhydrolase, whose product is MVCTFFSCKESNQKNENLIVDTSGSRDIWSKDKANAWFGEQPWLVGANFNPSTAINQLEMWQEDSFDLETIDKELGWAEGIGMNTMRVYLHDLLHKNDPEGLYSRMDKFLEIADKHGIKTLFVLFDSCWDPFPKAGKQREPKPHVHNSGWVQSPGQKVLQDSTQYGRLEKYVKETIGKFKDDDRILGWDIWNEPDNMTGPSYEDVEISNKAELVIPLLKNAFVWARSVNPIQPLTSGVWVGDWSNPENMLPMHKIQLEESDIITFHNYNTPADFEKNIKELQRYGKPILCTEYMARPNGSTFQGFLPIAKKYNVGMFNWGFVDGKTQTKYPWDSWTKTYTSVPNIWFHEVFRNDGEPYKKEETDLIKMLTSEVNKH
- a CDS encoding hybrid sensor histidine kinase/response regulator transcription factor, whose amino-acid sequence is MRHLLIIILFLKFFSVNAQGLSFHHYRVEDGLSHNSVLSMLQDYRGFIWFGTKNGLNRFDGYNYKIFQHKPGDTNSLGSNFIRCLHEYKNVIWVGTDTGLFKYNEKMESFSLIESTKNQPILDIENDKKGNIWYVASGNLHKRSLHTGKEDIYKQSYFSFISTSKSGKIYVSSSEILFEYIESNNSFQKIDLSYKNNESIIITEIAANISDDTIFIGTKNNGALIHQLSEGKSSSLLNEKENPLFVRKFLKKNNKELWIASESGIFIYNFKTGKYKNSKKNYNNPYSISDNAIYSLVLDEEEGVWIGTYFGGVNYYPKQYTPFKRYFPKVGENSISGNAVREIKKDQYGDLWIGTEDAGLNKLNLSTGKFENYPSINNNGNISHYNIHGLLPRGNELWIGTFEHGLDVMNIKTGKIINHYGTRKNEGGLKSDFILYIKETKNGDIYVLTSSGIFRYLEYSNSFQVVSEFPEVHHYTYLIEDIKGVLWAGTYWDGLYSYDPNSGKKNFFKYDQNDPNSISSNVINGIFEDSNKRLWITTENGLNLYDPKKNNFTRITKEDNLPCNVIYSILEDKNKKLWISTSQGLVEYNPDTEEIKTLTKSNGLLSDQFNYSSSFKDESGEMYFGSVNGLISFNPETFIKNTYHPPIYITNIQIHNKEVMPVDEYSSKEKSILFSDKIQLNNKESTFNLEFASLSYTAPKMTKYWYKLEELNNNNNNNNNNWISLGKNPEIAFTELPPGNYLFKIKALNSHGIWSHNYRNIKILPPFSKSRIAYILYTIFFLLFLFLLLRYDHRYNRAKRKRKIKQLENKKEKEIYKAKIEFFTNIAHEIRTPLTLIKSPLEKLLKSTYKSPEIPRNLEIMEKNTTRLLNLVNELLDFRKTEMKHIKLTFKKININNLLEETHLRFSQMINEKNLSFKLIKPKKNILAFVDEEAIRKILSNLFNNAIKYSKTKVEISLFELNYNFQIIIKNDGELIPFELQKKIFEPFYRIQGDSHNLGTGIGLSLAYSLTDLHHGGLYCNIKNEMNNFILEIPIKQTEEFEVKQELSFNEEVYSEKTVITSFKKNVPVILIAEDNSELADFIYSELTETYNVLIASNGQDAWDYFLNFDIQLVISDVMMPVKDGIQLCKQIKEDINTNHVPVILLTAKSTLNSKIEGLEAGADAYISKPFSMGHLLVQISNLLENRRTILGHYSNSPLAHLKSLSLSEIDHKFLSKLDKIIEKNLMDPDLNVESLAEMMNMSRSTLYRKIKEISDLSPNELINISRLKKAAYLLKTTNNKIFEIAEKVGYRSQTSFGRNFQKEFNMTPSDFLNSNEEN
- a CDS encoding RagB/SusD family nutrient uptake outer membrane protein, with the protein product MKKILLIITVICSLAAVVSCQKDELDLNNPNALTTEQFWATPNDAELGVNSIYAMFYKDGMWSRWMAFRLDLTSDEGFSQSPWVELADWTRFNYINYNFWEGNSVTWRDSYKAIFRANQVLANVPDIEFENESRKQSILAEAKFLRAYNYYFIGLLWENAPIILAPSKPNDLPLQSTQQEVYEQVALDLEDAFANLPVQWDNENVGRPTKGAAKAMLAKVYMQQEKWNDAKLALDFLVIGDGANYSLVANYKDNFTDLNENNSESVFEIQFGDQRRGGTGEDANASVSNTRAQFFAPRGIGWSDGQARFWLVDAFKQEKTVDGEIDSRLRHTLFYPSLFEDFGDKTYGRDWEWGEEEAWFRKGARDYKRDNEDYYSAVNLRVIRYADVLLRYAEVLNELGMTSEAYQYVDMVRARSNMSPLAEAYPEIGNNQDKFLERLKMERVFELAGESVRWEDLKRWGDLDTQESVDEIIERDPDFNNFEIGKDIRLPIPQVEVENNPNLEQNPQY
- a CDS encoding ATP-binding protein; translation: MNLKTPHIINEGIEQYSLGVLRGNHIHYDFEKILIYLDVKGKLLFGEKFKIYKEDREILYKLCNYQIRDWQNCRKLNIDINKGILLSGPVGCGKTSLMKLIRYITPQYPTFELIPTRNVTFAFNHVGYKIIEEYGDNRFYCFDDLGIEPIGRFFGKNCNVMGEVLLSRYELFSKYRFKTHCTTNLNAQELEEYYGNRVRSRMRQLFNLIAFDKGNTDKRR
- a CDS encoding SusC/RagA family TonB-linked outer membrane protein; translation: MTGTITSIDGEPVPFVNVVVKGTSLGTSADINGKYSVMADGDQILVFSYIGYKTIDVPINNQSIVNVFLQEDIAALDEVVVVGYGTQNKKDLTSAVSIVKSDQIQKRQSTTVAESLQGLAAGVNVRGGGQPGQEAKIEIRGLKNLQNANPLYVIDGLITTANRDFNSNDIETIQILKDAAAAAIYGSRAANGVIIITTKKGREGPLKITVSSKLSVTEVPRYDLAGQEEFVQLNNMAYDNAGIPRQNLNLDVNTDWQDEVFRTGLIQDQNVSFSGGGENSSYFMSGNYLGNKGTVIDTKFERISFRVNSSGKKGIFSVGENLALSNSKNNEIGGPESMRGNPFIDVLRLFPTIPVYDESNPGGYGYGKSGVANTFGANPVAISNLIDQTNENFRIRGNVWAELDPFPFLKYRISFGYETSFDSFKYLRKEGSWTLNQPYDPSSTSQNRAQSQSKILENTLTFKKRFGKHNLTVLAGTTYQKDSYEQINGLKRNLLINPNTGEYFDVLDLGDQAQVGGFRNEATLLSYLGRLEYNFDDRYLLNAVFRRDGSSRFSDENKWSNFPSLSLAWRLNNESFFNLESINDIKLRASYGELGSGNIGNYEYQGFINTFGGAVFGADQDLNASATQVRLANSELRWETLKQTNIGVDFGVFDDKFRVTADYFIAKTEDVLFGFPILLSTGNDGGNPIANAATVENRGFEFNVAYNKVINDDFSFNASVNFTKLNNKLIELGNGLNESIQGNTITRAGEPVGMWYVLQTDGLFQSQEEIEGYTNSTGDVIQPSALPGDIRFVDVNDDGEITNEDKAIVGSPWPDFEMGLNAGVNYKNFDFSMNWIGSFGATVYDGYRSIVDRFDDDSNYRSGVQPWTPENTNTDFPRVVKGTTLNSRGDSDRWLEDGDFARLKYIGFGYNLPKKILDKIGFSKMRLSLSAQNVITITGYKGLDPEFSNSNIFQRGVDFGSYPNVQTYSLGIEFGF